In one Alnus glutinosa chromosome 14, dhAlnGlut1.1, whole genome shotgun sequence genomic region, the following are encoded:
- the LOC133856868 gene encoding PHD finger protein Alfin1-like has protein sequence MVVHMLSTFGTSWSCYGKTWLGGDAQPKPEVDKKISFVHRGPSRQPEPLTKGVKMSPPPKEEDESGEEDDKQGATCGACGDNYGTDKFWICCDVCERWFHGKCVKITPAKAEHIKQYKWLGCSNKRPRV, from the exons ATGGTTGTTCACATGTTATCCACATTTGGTACTTCATGGAGCTGCTATGGGAAAACATGGTTAGGTGGTGATGCACAACCAAAACCAGAGGTCGACAAGAAGATCTCCTTCGTCCACCGTGGGCCG TCCCGACAACCTGAGCCCCTGACCAAGGGAGTGAAGATGTCTCCACCACCCAAAGAAGAGGATGAGAGTGGGGAAGAAGATGATAAACAGGGTGCAACTTGTGGGGCCTGTGGGGATAACTATGGTACTGACAAGTTTTGGATTTGCTGTGATGTGTGCGAGAGATGGTTTCATGGCAAATGTGTAAAAATAACACCTGCAAAGGCCGAGCATATCAAGCAGTACAAGTGGCTAGGTTGCAGTAACAAGAGACCTAGAGTTTAA
- the LOC133857106 gene encoding homeobox-DDT domain protein RLT3 isoform X3, whose amino-acid sequence MEMKRKTPSQLQSLEQLYAENKYPTKEVMEDHASALGLTYKQVRGWFVEKRRRDKRENGIIVPSHSTSSKKRPILTRRNGSGIIAARKVLKGDPSMCNPKTHSFSISKRPSMAENRNAKRKKKLFLLQDLLTPDHILKRVFRKDGPPLGVEFDSLPSGAFCCLIDPKNSHPCCEDNQRADKRRKVSEHAILSPHVSRKKSAPVKKHGIGKGLMTVWRATNPDGGDFPTGVDFGDREVASVSLVSTSISRKKPQLQEKRPRQQVPAAKQGRFRNKSQDKRKQSIRRTDVESNRDEHQKQPDKAKCELALEGEISQEYLDRVTMLVDDEELELQELQGPNLLRCSDHFAANGLQGCSLCKDLLAKFPPNSVKMKQPLCMQPWDSSPEIVKKLFKVFHFLYTYAVAVDICPFTLDEFAQAFNYKDSLLLGKIHVALLKLLISDVETELSGGFSPRLSKSCNFLALLHSVENQKVVLEFWKSSLNPLTWTEILRQVLVAAGFGSKQGAMRREALSKEMNLMVKYGLRPGTLKCELFKILSEQGNNGSKVSELAKSLQIVNLNLASTTEELESLICSTLSSDITLFEKISSSAYRLRINCVAKEVDEFHSDTEDSGSVDDDPNDNGPYSNSDDSGCESGNSIIRKVMDLNCHKSQSNMPTVYNEIDESHPGEVWLLGLMEGEYSDLSLEEKLNALAALTDLLHAGSSIRVEDPTQTIADYVPNIHHYGSGAKLKRSSASQHSLARPPWGYAVQTHGLKEVYSFLRFHPVDSSVSIAKFYEKEISSGKGENVKEKEVDFVSHPMQSVFLGSDRRYNRYWLFLGPCNAYDPGHTRVYFESSEDGHWEVIDTVEDFCALLSVLDDRGKREALLIESLEKRQSFLCQAMSNRVLNSAGTRHLTQSIQSELDMVREDSCSPVSDVDNNLSLIETAEDSLPSSGVVLDVGTKREEEQERWSHLQAFDLWIWNSFYSNLNAVKYGKKSYLDSLARCESCHDLYWRDEKHCRICHTTFELDFDLEERYAIHAATCREKEDSNIMFPQYKVLSSQIQSLKAAIHAIESVMPEEALVGAWTKSAHKLWVKRLRRTSSLADLLQVLADFVGAINENWLCECSIQQVPHTVVEETIASFASMPQTSSAAAVWLVRLDSLVAPYLERVRSGKKQEISIIRGRRASK is encoded by the exons atggaaatgaaaaggaaaacgCCGTCACAACTTCAATCCCTTGAGCAGCTGTACGCAG AGAATAAGTATCCTACAAAAGAGGTAATGGAAGACCATGCCTCCGCTTTGGGATTGACATACAAGCAGGTCCGGGGGTGGTTTGTTGAGAAGAGGAGGAGggataaaagagaaaatggaaTTATTGTACCATCACATTCGACTTCGAGTAAGAAACGTCCGATTCTTACTAGAAGGAATGGATCGGGCATTATAGCTGCTAGAAAGGTACTTAAAGGAGATCCCTCGATGTGTAACCCCAAGACTCATTCGTTTTCAATATCCAAGCGCCCATCTATGGCCGAGAACCGGAATgctaagagaaagaaaaaactatttCTTCTTCAGGATTTGTTAACTCCAGACCACATTCTGAAGAGGGTGTTCCGCAAGGATGGTCCTCCCCTTGGTGTGGAATTTGACTCTCTTCCATCTGGGGCATTTTGCTGTCTTATAG ATCCTAAAAATTCTCATCCATGTTGTGAAGACAACCAAAGAGCAGACAAAAGAAGAAAG gtttCCGAGCATGCCATCTTAAGTCCCCATGTTTCTCGCAAAAAGAGTGCTCCGGTAAAGAAACATGGTATTGGGAAAGGTTTGATGACAGTTTGGCGGGCTACTAATCCTGATGGTGGAGATTTCCCTACTGGTGTCGATTTTGGCGACAGGGAAGTTGCTAGTGTATCTCTAGTCTCAACTTCTATATCGCGAAAAAAACCACAACTTCAGGAGAAAAGGCCACGACAACAAGTTCCTGCGGCT AAACAGGGAAGGTTTAGAAATAAATCGCAAGATAAGAGGAAACAATCCATCAGAAGAACAGAT GTGGAATCTAACAGGGATGAGCATCAGAAGCAGCCAGATAAAGCAAAATGTGAACTTGCTTTGGAAGGAGAAATATCTCAAGAATACCTTGATCGGGTTACAATGCTGGTGGATGATGAAGAGCTGGAGCTGCAAGAGTTACAAGGACCAAATCTGCTGAGGTGTTCAGATCATTTTGCTGCCAATGGTCTACAGGGTTGTTCACTTTGCAAAG aTCTCCTGGCTAAGTTTCCTCCAAATTCTGTTAAGATGAAGCAACCATTGTGTATGCAACCTTGGGATTCTTCTCCAGAGATTGTCAAGAAATTATTTAAG GTTTTCCATTTCCTTTATACTTATGCTGTTGCGGTTGATATATGCCCCTTCACTCTTGATGAGTTTGCTCAAGCATTTAACTATAAG GAttcattgttacttggaaaaaTTCATGTGGCCCTTCTTAAGCTTCTTATATCAGATGTGGAGACAGAGCTTAGTGGTGGCTTTTCCCCTCGTTTGAGCAAATCTTGCAATTTTCTTGCATTACTTCACTCG GTTGAAAATCAAAAAGTTGTTTTGGAGTTCTGGAAGAGTTCTCTAAACCCACTAACATGGACAGAAATACTGCGTCAAGTTTTGGTTGCAGCTGGTTTTGGTTCAAAGCAAGGTGCAATGCGGAGGGAAGCCCTTAGCAAG GAAATGAACCTCATGGTGAAGTACGGTCTACGTCCTGGTACTTTGAAGTgtgaattgtttaaaattttatcagaGCAAGGAAATAATGGGTCGAAAGTTTCTGAATTGGCAAAGTCATTGCAG attgttaaTTTGAACCTTGCCAGCACAACTGAGGAACTAGAGTCATTAATATGTTCAACTCTTTCAAGTGACATCACTTTATTTGAAAAGATTTCATCGTCTGCTTATCGTCTACGTATTAACTGTGTTGCAAAGGAAGTTGATGAATTTCATTCGGATACTGAGGACTCTGGAAGTGTTGATGATGATCCTAATGACAATGGCCCATATAGCAACAGCGATGACTCTGGTTGTGAATCAGGAAATTCTATTATAAGAAAAGTCATGGATCTGAATTGTCATAAAAGTCAAAGTAACATGCCAACTGTATACAATGAAATTGATGAAAGCCATCCAGGAGAAGTATGGTTGTTAGGATTGATGGAAGGTGAATATTCAGATTTAAGCCTTGAGGAGAAGTTGAATGCATTAGCAGCTCTAACTGATCTTCTTCATGCGGGATCCAGTATCAGAGTGGAG GATCCTACACAAACTATTGCTGATTATGTTCCTAACATTCATCATTATGGTTCTGGAGCAAAATTAAAGAGGTCATCAGCTAGCCAACATAGCTTAGCCAGGCCACCCTGGGGCTACGCTGTACAAACACATGGTTTAAAAGAAGTATACTCGTTTTTGAGGTTTCATCCGGTTGATTCATCAGTGTCAATTGCAAAGTTTTATGAGAAGGAGATATCCTCTGGCAAAGGagaaaatgtaaaagaaaaagaagttgatTTTGTTTCACATCCCATGCAATCTGTGTTTTTGGGGTCTGATCGCAGGTACAATAGATACTGGCTTTTCTTGGGCCCTTGTAATGCATATGATCCAGGCCATACTAGGGTCTATTTTGAATCTTCTGAAGATGGACACTGGGAAGTGATTGACACTGTAGAG GATTTCTGTGCCTTGTTGTCAGTTTTAGATGACAGAGGTAAGCGGGAGGCTCTACTTATTGAATCTTTGGAGAAGCGGCAATCATTTCTCTGCCAAGCAATGTCAAATAGAGTGTTAAACAGTGCTGGAACCAGGCATTTAACACAGTCCATTCAATCTGAGCTGGATATGGTCAGAGAGGATAGTTGTTCTCCTGTATCTGATGTAGACAATAACCTAAGCCTGATTGAGACTGCAGAAGATTCTTTGCCTTCATCTGGGGTTGTTCTTGATGTTGGaacaaagagagaagaagaacaagaaagatggAGCCATCTACAAGCGTTTGATTTATGGATATGGAATTCTTTTTACTCAAATCTTAATGCTGTAAAATATGGCAAAAAATCTTATCTTGATTCACTTGCTAGATGTGAAAGTTGTCATGATCTGTATTGGAGAGATGAGAAGCACTGTAGGATTTGCCATACCACATTTGAGCTAGATTTTGATTTAGAAGAAAGATACGCCATCCATGCAGCCACATGTAGGGAGAAAGAAGATTCTAATATCATGTTCCCACAGTATAAAGTCTTATCATCACAAATCCAGTCGCTTAAAGCTGCAATTCATGCAATCGAG TCCGTTATGCCTGAAGAAGCCTTGGTGGGTGCTTGGACAAAGTCTGCTCATAAGCTATGGGTCAAACGGCTCAGACGCACCTCATCTTTGGCAGACCttttgcag GTTCTTGCTGATTTTGTTGGCGCGATCAATGAGAACTGGTTATGTGAATGCAGTATTCAGCAAGTTCCCCATACTGTAGTTGAAGAGACAATTGCATCCTTTGCCTCTATGCCCCAAACCTCGTCTGCGGCTGCAGTTTGGTTGGTGAGATTGGATTCCTTAGTTGCTCCCTACTTGGAAAGAGTTCGTTCTGGAAAGAAGCAAGAAATCAGTATCATCAGAG GCAGGCGTGCTTCGAAGTAA
- the LOC133857106 gene encoding homeobox-DDT domain protein RLT3 isoform X2 — protein sequence MEMKRKTPSQLQSLEQLYAENKYPTKEVMEDHASALGLTYKQVRGWFVEKRRRDKRENGIIVPSHSTSSKKRPILTRRNGSGIIAARKVLKGDPSMCNPKTHSFSISKRPSMAENRNAKRKKKLFLLQDLLTPDHILKRVFRKDGPPLGVEFDSLPSGAFCCLIDPKNSHPCCEDNQRADKRRKVLEKDFYLPYSVSEHAILSPHVSRKKSAPVKKHGIGKGLMTVWRATNPDGGDFPTGVDFGDREVASVSLVSTSISRKKPQLQEKRPRQQVPAAGRFRNKSQDKRKQSIRRTDVESNRDEHQKQPDKAKCELALEGEISQEYLDRVTMLVDDEELELQELQGPNLLRCSDHFAANGLQGCSLCKDLLAKFPPNSVKMKQPLCMQPWDSSPEIVKKLFKVFHFLYTYAVAVDICPFTLDEFAQAFNYKDSLLLGKIHVALLKLLISDVETELSGGFSPRLSKSCNFLALLHSVENQKVVLEFWKSSLNPLTWTEILRQVLVAAGFGSKQGAMRREALSKEMNLMVKYGLRPGTLKCELFKILSEQGNNGSKVSELAKSLQIVNLNLASTTEELESLICSTLSSDITLFEKISSSAYRLRINCVAKEVDEFHSDTEDSGSVDDDPNDNGPYSNSDDSGCESGNSIIRKVMDLNCHKSQSNMPTVYNEIDESHPGEVWLLGLMEGEYSDLSLEEKLNALAALTDLLHAGSSIRVEDPTQTIADYVPNIHHYGSGAKLKRSSASQHSLARPPWGYAVQTHGLKEVYSFLRFHPVDSSVSIAKFYEKEISSGKGENVKEKEVDFVSHPMQSVFLGSDRRYNRYWLFLGPCNAYDPGHTRVYFESSEDGHWEVIDTVEDFCALLSVLDDRGKREALLIESLEKRQSFLCQAMSNRVLNSAGTRHLTQSIQSELDMVREDSCSPVSDVDNNLSLIETAEDSLPSSGVVLDVGTKREEEQERWSHLQAFDLWIWNSFYSNLNAVKYGKKSYLDSLARCESCHDLYWRDEKHCRICHTTFELDFDLEERYAIHAATCREKEDSNIMFPQYKVLSSQIQSLKAAIHAIESVMPEEALVGAWTKSAHKLWVKRLRRTSSLADLLQVLADFVGAINENWLCECSIQQVPHTVVEETIASFASMPQTSSAAAVWLVRLDSLVAPYLERVRSGKKQEISIIRGRRASK from the exons atggaaatgaaaaggaaaacgCCGTCACAACTTCAATCCCTTGAGCAGCTGTACGCAG AGAATAAGTATCCTACAAAAGAGGTAATGGAAGACCATGCCTCCGCTTTGGGATTGACATACAAGCAGGTCCGGGGGTGGTTTGTTGAGAAGAGGAGGAGggataaaagagaaaatggaaTTATTGTACCATCACATTCGACTTCGAGTAAGAAACGTCCGATTCTTACTAGAAGGAATGGATCGGGCATTATAGCTGCTAGAAAGGTACTTAAAGGAGATCCCTCGATGTGTAACCCCAAGACTCATTCGTTTTCAATATCCAAGCGCCCATCTATGGCCGAGAACCGGAATgctaagagaaagaaaaaactatttCTTCTTCAGGATTTGTTAACTCCAGACCACATTCTGAAGAGGGTGTTCCGCAAGGATGGTCCTCCCCTTGGTGTGGAATTTGACTCTCTTCCATCTGGGGCATTTTGCTGTCTTATAG ATCCTAAAAATTCTCATCCATGTTGTGAAGACAACCAAAGAGCAGACAAAAGAAGAAAGGTACTTGAGAAGGATTTCTACCTTCCATATTCA gtttCCGAGCATGCCATCTTAAGTCCCCATGTTTCTCGCAAAAAGAGTGCTCCGGTAAAGAAACATGGTATTGGGAAAGGTTTGATGACAGTTTGGCGGGCTACTAATCCTGATGGTGGAGATTTCCCTACTGGTGTCGATTTTGGCGACAGGGAAGTTGCTAGTGTATCTCTAGTCTCAACTTCTATATCGCGAAAAAAACCACAACTTCAGGAGAAAAGGCCACGACAACAAGTTCCTGCGGCT GGAAGGTTTAGAAATAAATCGCAAGATAAGAGGAAACAATCCATCAGAAGAACAGAT GTGGAATCTAACAGGGATGAGCATCAGAAGCAGCCAGATAAAGCAAAATGTGAACTTGCTTTGGAAGGAGAAATATCTCAAGAATACCTTGATCGGGTTACAATGCTGGTGGATGATGAAGAGCTGGAGCTGCAAGAGTTACAAGGACCAAATCTGCTGAGGTGTTCAGATCATTTTGCTGCCAATGGTCTACAGGGTTGTTCACTTTGCAAAG aTCTCCTGGCTAAGTTTCCTCCAAATTCTGTTAAGATGAAGCAACCATTGTGTATGCAACCTTGGGATTCTTCTCCAGAGATTGTCAAGAAATTATTTAAG GTTTTCCATTTCCTTTATACTTATGCTGTTGCGGTTGATATATGCCCCTTCACTCTTGATGAGTTTGCTCAAGCATTTAACTATAAG GAttcattgttacttggaaaaaTTCATGTGGCCCTTCTTAAGCTTCTTATATCAGATGTGGAGACAGAGCTTAGTGGTGGCTTTTCCCCTCGTTTGAGCAAATCTTGCAATTTTCTTGCATTACTTCACTCG GTTGAAAATCAAAAAGTTGTTTTGGAGTTCTGGAAGAGTTCTCTAAACCCACTAACATGGACAGAAATACTGCGTCAAGTTTTGGTTGCAGCTGGTTTTGGTTCAAAGCAAGGTGCAATGCGGAGGGAAGCCCTTAGCAAG GAAATGAACCTCATGGTGAAGTACGGTCTACGTCCTGGTACTTTGAAGTgtgaattgtttaaaattttatcagaGCAAGGAAATAATGGGTCGAAAGTTTCTGAATTGGCAAAGTCATTGCAG attgttaaTTTGAACCTTGCCAGCACAACTGAGGAACTAGAGTCATTAATATGTTCAACTCTTTCAAGTGACATCACTTTATTTGAAAAGATTTCATCGTCTGCTTATCGTCTACGTATTAACTGTGTTGCAAAGGAAGTTGATGAATTTCATTCGGATACTGAGGACTCTGGAAGTGTTGATGATGATCCTAATGACAATGGCCCATATAGCAACAGCGATGACTCTGGTTGTGAATCAGGAAATTCTATTATAAGAAAAGTCATGGATCTGAATTGTCATAAAAGTCAAAGTAACATGCCAACTGTATACAATGAAATTGATGAAAGCCATCCAGGAGAAGTATGGTTGTTAGGATTGATGGAAGGTGAATATTCAGATTTAAGCCTTGAGGAGAAGTTGAATGCATTAGCAGCTCTAACTGATCTTCTTCATGCGGGATCCAGTATCAGAGTGGAG GATCCTACACAAACTATTGCTGATTATGTTCCTAACATTCATCATTATGGTTCTGGAGCAAAATTAAAGAGGTCATCAGCTAGCCAACATAGCTTAGCCAGGCCACCCTGGGGCTACGCTGTACAAACACATGGTTTAAAAGAAGTATACTCGTTTTTGAGGTTTCATCCGGTTGATTCATCAGTGTCAATTGCAAAGTTTTATGAGAAGGAGATATCCTCTGGCAAAGGagaaaatgtaaaagaaaaagaagttgatTTTGTTTCACATCCCATGCAATCTGTGTTTTTGGGGTCTGATCGCAGGTACAATAGATACTGGCTTTTCTTGGGCCCTTGTAATGCATATGATCCAGGCCATACTAGGGTCTATTTTGAATCTTCTGAAGATGGACACTGGGAAGTGATTGACACTGTAGAG GATTTCTGTGCCTTGTTGTCAGTTTTAGATGACAGAGGTAAGCGGGAGGCTCTACTTATTGAATCTTTGGAGAAGCGGCAATCATTTCTCTGCCAAGCAATGTCAAATAGAGTGTTAAACAGTGCTGGAACCAGGCATTTAACACAGTCCATTCAATCTGAGCTGGATATGGTCAGAGAGGATAGTTGTTCTCCTGTATCTGATGTAGACAATAACCTAAGCCTGATTGAGACTGCAGAAGATTCTTTGCCTTCATCTGGGGTTGTTCTTGATGTTGGaacaaagagagaagaagaacaagaaagatggAGCCATCTACAAGCGTTTGATTTATGGATATGGAATTCTTTTTACTCAAATCTTAATGCTGTAAAATATGGCAAAAAATCTTATCTTGATTCACTTGCTAGATGTGAAAGTTGTCATGATCTGTATTGGAGAGATGAGAAGCACTGTAGGATTTGCCATACCACATTTGAGCTAGATTTTGATTTAGAAGAAAGATACGCCATCCATGCAGCCACATGTAGGGAGAAAGAAGATTCTAATATCATGTTCCCACAGTATAAAGTCTTATCATCACAAATCCAGTCGCTTAAAGCTGCAATTCATGCAATCGAG TCCGTTATGCCTGAAGAAGCCTTGGTGGGTGCTTGGACAAAGTCTGCTCATAAGCTATGGGTCAAACGGCTCAGACGCACCTCATCTTTGGCAGACCttttgcag GTTCTTGCTGATTTTGTTGGCGCGATCAATGAGAACTGGTTATGTGAATGCAGTATTCAGCAAGTTCCCCATACTGTAGTTGAAGAGACAATTGCATCCTTTGCCTCTATGCCCCAAACCTCGTCTGCGGCTGCAGTTTGGTTGGTGAGATTGGATTCCTTAGTTGCTCCCTACTTGGAAAGAGTTCGTTCTGGAAAGAAGCAAGAAATCAGTATCATCAGAG GCAGGCGTGCTTCGAAGTAA
- the LOC133857106 gene encoding homeobox-DDT domain protein RLT3 isoform X1, translating to MEMKRKTPSQLQSLEQLYAENKYPTKEVMEDHASALGLTYKQVRGWFVEKRRRDKRENGIIVPSHSTSSKKRPILTRRNGSGIIAARKVLKGDPSMCNPKTHSFSISKRPSMAENRNAKRKKKLFLLQDLLTPDHILKRVFRKDGPPLGVEFDSLPSGAFCCLIDPKNSHPCCEDNQRADKRRKVLEKDFYLPYSVSEHAILSPHVSRKKSAPVKKHGIGKGLMTVWRATNPDGGDFPTGVDFGDREVASVSLVSTSISRKKPQLQEKRPRQQVPAAKQGRFRNKSQDKRKQSIRRTDVESNRDEHQKQPDKAKCELALEGEISQEYLDRVTMLVDDEELELQELQGPNLLRCSDHFAANGLQGCSLCKDLLAKFPPNSVKMKQPLCMQPWDSSPEIVKKLFKVFHFLYTYAVAVDICPFTLDEFAQAFNYKDSLLLGKIHVALLKLLISDVETELSGGFSPRLSKSCNFLALLHSVENQKVVLEFWKSSLNPLTWTEILRQVLVAAGFGSKQGAMRREALSKEMNLMVKYGLRPGTLKCELFKILSEQGNNGSKVSELAKSLQIVNLNLASTTEELESLICSTLSSDITLFEKISSSAYRLRINCVAKEVDEFHSDTEDSGSVDDDPNDNGPYSNSDDSGCESGNSIIRKVMDLNCHKSQSNMPTVYNEIDESHPGEVWLLGLMEGEYSDLSLEEKLNALAALTDLLHAGSSIRVEDPTQTIADYVPNIHHYGSGAKLKRSSASQHSLARPPWGYAVQTHGLKEVYSFLRFHPVDSSVSIAKFYEKEISSGKGENVKEKEVDFVSHPMQSVFLGSDRRYNRYWLFLGPCNAYDPGHTRVYFESSEDGHWEVIDTVEDFCALLSVLDDRGKREALLIESLEKRQSFLCQAMSNRVLNSAGTRHLTQSIQSELDMVREDSCSPVSDVDNNLSLIETAEDSLPSSGVVLDVGTKREEEQERWSHLQAFDLWIWNSFYSNLNAVKYGKKSYLDSLARCESCHDLYWRDEKHCRICHTTFELDFDLEERYAIHAATCREKEDSNIMFPQYKVLSSQIQSLKAAIHAIESVMPEEALVGAWTKSAHKLWVKRLRRTSSLADLLQVLADFVGAINENWLCECSIQQVPHTVVEETIASFASMPQTSSAAAVWLVRLDSLVAPYLERVRSGKKQEISIIRGRRASK from the exons atggaaatgaaaaggaaaacgCCGTCACAACTTCAATCCCTTGAGCAGCTGTACGCAG AGAATAAGTATCCTACAAAAGAGGTAATGGAAGACCATGCCTCCGCTTTGGGATTGACATACAAGCAGGTCCGGGGGTGGTTTGTTGAGAAGAGGAGGAGggataaaagagaaaatggaaTTATTGTACCATCACATTCGACTTCGAGTAAGAAACGTCCGATTCTTACTAGAAGGAATGGATCGGGCATTATAGCTGCTAGAAAGGTACTTAAAGGAGATCCCTCGATGTGTAACCCCAAGACTCATTCGTTTTCAATATCCAAGCGCCCATCTATGGCCGAGAACCGGAATgctaagagaaagaaaaaactatttCTTCTTCAGGATTTGTTAACTCCAGACCACATTCTGAAGAGGGTGTTCCGCAAGGATGGTCCTCCCCTTGGTGTGGAATTTGACTCTCTTCCATCTGGGGCATTTTGCTGTCTTATAG ATCCTAAAAATTCTCATCCATGTTGTGAAGACAACCAAAGAGCAGACAAAAGAAGAAAGGTACTTGAGAAGGATTTCTACCTTCCATATTCA gtttCCGAGCATGCCATCTTAAGTCCCCATGTTTCTCGCAAAAAGAGTGCTCCGGTAAAGAAACATGGTATTGGGAAAGGTTTGATGACAGTTTGGCGGGCTACTAATCCTGATGGTGGAGATTTCCCTACTGGTGTCGATTTTGGCGACAGGGAAGTTGCTAGTGTATCTCTAGTCTCAACTTCTATATCGCGAAAAAAACCACAACTTCAGGAGAAAAGGCCACGACAACAAGTTCCTGCGGCT AAACAGGGAAGGTTTAGAAATAAATCGCAAGATAAGAGGAAACAATCCATCAGAAGAACAGAT GTGGAATCTAACAGGGATGAGCATCAGAAGCAGCCAGATAAAGCAAAATGTGAACTTGCTTTGGAAGGAGAAATATCTCAAGAATACCTTGATCGGGTTACAATGCTGGTGGATGATGAAGAGCTGGAGCTGCAAGAGTTACAAGGACCAAATCTGCTGAGGTGTTCAGATCATTTTGCTGCCAATGGTCTACAGGGTTGTTCACTTTGCAAAG aTCTCCTGGCTAAGTTTCCTCCAAATTCTGTTAAGATGAAGCAACCATTGTGTATGCAACCTTGGGATTCTTCTCCAGAGATTGTCAAGAAATTATTTAAG GTTTTCCATTTCCTTTATACTTATGCTGTTGCGGTTGATATATGCCCCTTCACTCTTGATGAGTTTGCTCAAGCATTTAACTATAAG GAttcattgttacttggaaaaaTTCATGTGGCCCTTCTTAAGCTTCTTATATCAGATGTGGAGACAGAGCTTAGTGGTGGCTTTTCCCCTCGTTTGAGCAAATCTTGCAATTTTCTTGCATTACTTCACTCG GTTGAAAATCAAAAAGTTGTTTTGGAGTTCTGGAAGAGTTCTCTAAACCCACTAACATGGACAGAAATACTGCGTCAAGTTTTGGTTGCAGCTGGTTTTGGTTCAAAGCAAGGTGCAATGCGGAGGGAAGCCCTTAGCAAG GAAATGAACCTCATGGTGAAGTACGGTCTACGTCCTGGTACTTTGAAGTgtgaattgtttaaaattttatcagaGCAAGGAAATAATGGGTCGAAAGTTTCTGAATTGGCAAAGTCATTGCAG attgttaaTTTGAACCTTGCCAGCACAACTGAGGAACTAGAGTCATTAATATGTTCAACTCTTTCAAGTGACATCACTTTATTTGAAAAGATTTCATCGTCTGCTTATCGTCTACGTATTAACTGTGTTGCAAAGGAAGTTGATGAATTTCATTCGGATACTGAGGACTCTGGAAGTGTTGATGATGATCCTAATGACAATGGCCCATATAGCAACAGCGATGACTCTGGTTGTGAATCAGGAAATTCTATTATAAGAAAAGTCATGGATCTGAATTGTCATAAAAGTCAAAGTAACATGCCAACTGTATACAATGAAATTGATGAAAGCCATCCAGGAGAAGTATGGTTGTTAGGATTGATGGAAGGTGAATATTCAGATTTAAGCCTTGAGGAGAAGTTGAATGCATTAGCAGCTCTAACTGATCTTCTTCATGCGGGATCCAGTATCAGAGTGGAG GATCCTACACAAACTATTGCTGATTATGTTCCTAACATTCATCATTATGGTTCTGGAGCAAAATTAAAGAGGTCATCAGCTAGCCAACATAGCTTAGCCAGGCCACCCTGGGGCTACGCTGTACAAACACATGGTTTAAAAGAAGTATACTCGTTTTTGAGGTTTCATCCGGTTGATTCATCAGTGTCAATTGCAAAGTTTTATGAGAAGGAGATATCCTCTGGCAAAGGagaaaatgtaaaagaaaaagaagttgatTTTGTTTCACATCCCATGCAATCTGTGTTTTTGGGGTCTGATCGCAGGTACAATAGATACTGGCTTTTCTTGGGCCCTTGTAATGCATATGATCCAGGCCATACTAGGGTCTATTTTGAATCTTCTGAAGATGGACACTGGGAAGTGATTGACACTGTAGAG GATTTCTGTGCCTTGTTGTCAGTTTTAGATGACAGAGGTAAGCGGGAGGCTCTACTTATTGAATCTTTGGAGAAGCGGCAATCATTTCTCTGCCAAGCAATGTCAAATAGAGTGTTAAACAGTGCTGGAACCAGGCATTTAACACAGTCCATTCAATCTGAGCTGGATATGGTCAGAGAGGATAGTTGTTCTCCTGTATCTGATGTAGACAATAACCTAAGCCTGATTGAGACTGCAGAAGATTCTTTGCCTTCATCTGGGGTTGTTCTTGATGTTGGaacaaagagagaagaagaacaagaaagatggAGCCATCTACAAGCGTTTGATTTATGGATATGGAATTCTTTTTACTCAAATCTTAATGCTGTAAAATATGGCAAAAAATCTTATCTTGATTCACTTGCTAGATGTGAAAGTTGTCATGATCTGTATTGGAGAGATGAGAAGCACTGTAGGATTTGCCATACCACATTTGAGCTAGATTTTGATTTAGAAGAAAGATACGCCATCCATGCAGCCACATGTAGGGAGAAAGAAGATTCTAATATCATGTTCCCACAGTATAAAGTCTTATCATCACAAATCCAGTCGCTTAAAGCTGCAATTCATGCAATCGAG TCCGTTATGCCTGAAGAAGCCTTGGTGGGTGCTTGGACAAAGTCTGCTCATAAGCTATGGGTCAAACGGCTCAGACGCACCTCATCTTTGGCAGACCttttgcag GTTCTTGCTGATTTTGTTGGCGCGATCAATGAGAACTGGTTATGTGAATGCAGTATTCAGCAAGTTCCCCATACTGTAGTTGAAGAGACAATTGCATCCTTTGCCTCTATGCCCCAAACCTCGTCTGCGGCTGCAGTTTGGTTGGTGAGATTGGATTCCTTAGTTGCTCCCTACTTGGAAAGAGTTCGTTCTGGAAAGAAGCAAGAAATCAGTATCATCAGAG GCAGGCGTGCTTCGAAGTAA